One region of Mangifera indica cultivar Alphonso chromosome 3, CATAS_Mindica_2.1, whole genome shotgun sequence genomic DNA includes:
- the LOC123211344 gene encoding polyadenylate-binding protein-interacting protein 11-like isoform X1 yields the protein MAVVESTSQDSAVVPSSTSPASNGQNQPKQNGVSMVIPHDQGFYVSGNTQNDHGSNGGGDFKHDIRELQELFSKLNPMAEEFVPPSLAKTNGFNGGFFTNNLHLFHHQNTGNGNVNADAAVRRKKSFGQGKRRINSRTGMAQRDEIIRRTVYVSDIDQQVTEEQLAALFVSCGQVVDCRICGDPNSVLRFAFIEFTDEEGARAALNLAGTMLGFYPVRVLPSKTAIAPVNPTFLPRNEDEREMCARTIYCTNIDKKVIQADLKLFFESVCGEVYRLRLLGDYHHSTRIAFVEFVMGIIQDFQAESAIAALNCSGVVLGSLPIRVSPSKTPVRPRAPRLPMH from the exons ATGGCTGTGGTTGAATCAACCAGTCAAGATTCAGCTGTTGTTCCATCATCAACATCACCGGCATCCAACGGACAGAATCAGCCAAAGCAAAACGGAGTTTCGATGGTGATACCGCACGATCAGGGCTTTTACGTCAGTGGTAACACGCAGAACGATCATGGATCCAACGGTGGGGGTGATTTTAAGCATGATATAAGGGAGTTACAAGAGCTTTTTTCCAAACTCAACCCGATGGCGGAAGAATTTGTTCCTCCTTCACTTGCTAAAACTAATGGATTCAATGGAGGTTTCTTCACTAACAACTTGCatctttttcatcatcaaaacaccGGAAACGGAAATGTTAATGCCGACGCCGCTGTTCGACGG AAGAAAAGCTTTGGCCAAGGAAAACGGAGAATCAACAGCAGGACTGGTATGGCCCAGCGGGATGAGATAATTCGGAGGACTGTTTATGTATCTGACATTGATCAACAG GTCACTGAAGAGCAGCTCGCAGCTCTGTTTGTCAGTTGTGGTCAG GTTGTTGATTGTCGTATTTGCGGTGATCCTAATTCTGTGCTTCGTTTTGCCTTTATTGAGTTCACTGATGAAG AAGGTGCAAGAGCTGCTTTAAATCTGGCCGGAACAATGCTTGGATTTTACCCTGTCAGGGTGCTACCTTCTAAAACAGCTATTGCCCCAGTTAACCCAACATTTTTGCCCAGG AATGAAGATGAACGTGAAATGTGTGCAAGAACTATCTACTGTACAAATATCGATAAGaag GTCATTCAAGCAGATCTTAAGCTTTTTTTTGAATCAGTCTGTGGAGAG GTTTATCGCCTGAGGCTGCTAGGGGACTATCACCATTCTACTCGAATTGCTTTTGTGGAGTTTGTAATG GGCATAATACAGGACTTTCAG GCTGAAAGTGCAATTGCTGCTCTCAACTGTAGTGGTGTGGTTCTTGGTTCATTGCCAATTAG GGTAAGCCCATCAAAGACGCCTGTTAGGCCACGTGCTCCTCGTCTTCCTATGCATTGA
- the LOC123211344 gene encoding polyadenylate-binding protein-interacting protein 11-like isoform X3, with translation MAVVESTSQDSAVVPSSTSPASNGQNQPKQNGVSMVIPHDQGFYVSGNTQNDHGSNGGGDFKHDIRELQELFSKLNPMAEEFVPPSLAKTNGFNGGFFTNNLHLFHHQNTGNGNVNADAAVRRKKSFGQGKRRINSRTGMAQRDEIIRRTVYVSDIDQQVTEEQLAALFVSCGQVVDCRICGDPNSVLRFAFIEFTDEEGARAALNLAGTMLGFYPVRVLPSKTAIAPVNPTFLPRNEDEREMCARTIYCTNIDKKVIQADLKLFFESVCGEVYRLRLLGDYHHSTRIAFVEFVMGIIQDFQVNAVFFMQWQTKNT, from the exons ATGGCTGTGGTTGAATCAACCAGTCAAGATTCAGCTGTTGTTCCATCATCAACATCACCGGCATCCAACGGACAGAATCAGCCAAAGCAAAACGGAGTTTCGATGGTGATACCGCACGATCAGGGCTTTTACGTCAGTGGTAACACGCAGAACGATCATGGATCCAACGGTGGGGGTGATTTTAAGCATGATATAAGGGAGTTACAAGAGCTTTTTTCCAAACTCAACCCGATGGCGGAAGAATTTGTTCCTCCTTCACTTGCTAAAACTAATGGATTCAATGGAGGTTTCTTCACTAACAACTTGCatctttttcatcatcaaaacaccGGAAACGGAAATGTTAATGCCGACGCCGCTGTTCGACGG AAGAAAAGCTTTGGCCAAGGAAAACGGAGAATCAACAGCAGGACTGGTATGGCCCAGCGGGATGAGATAATTCGGAGGACTGTTTATGTATCTGACATTGATCAACAG GTCACTGAAGAGCAGCTCGCAGCTCTGTTTGTCAGTTGTGGTCAG GTTGTTGATTGTCGTATTTGCGGTGATCCTAATTCTGTGCTTCGTTTTGCCTTTATTGAGTTCACTGATGAAG AAGGTGCAAGAGCTGCTTTAAATCTGGCCGGAACAATGCTTGGATTTTACCCTGTCAGGGTGCTACCTTCTAAAACAGCTATTGCCCCAGTTAACCCAACATTTTTGCCCAGG AATGAAGATGAACGTGAAATGTGTGCAAGAACTATCTACTGTACAAATATCGATAAGaag GTCATTCAAGCAGATCTTAAGCTTTTTTTTGAATCAGTCTGTGGAGAG GTTTATCGCCTGAGGCTGCTAGGGGACTATCACCATTCTACTCGAATTGCTTTTGTGGAGTTTGTAATG GGCATAATACAGGACTTTCAG GTGAATGCTGTTTTCTTTATGCAATGGCAAACTAAAAATACATAA
- the LOC123211344 gene encoding polyadenylate-binding protein-interacting protein 11-like isoform X5, with amino-acid sequence MAVVESTSQDSAVVPSSTSPASNGQNQPKQNGVSMVIPHDQGFYVSGNTQNDHGSNGGGDFKHDIRELQELFSKLNPMAEEFVPPSLAKTNGFNGGFFTNNLHLFHHQNTGNGNVNADAAVRRKKSFGQGKRRINSRTGMAQRDEIIRRTVYVSDIDQQVTEEQLAALFVSCGQVVDCRICGDPNSVLRFAFIEFTDEEGARAALNLAGTMLGFYPVRVLPSKTAIAPVNPTFLPRNEDEREMCARTIYCTNIDKKVIQADLKLFFESVCGEVYRLRLLGDYHHSTRIAFVEFVMGFLWRALA; translated from the exons ATGGCTGTGGTTGAATCAACCAGTCAAGATTCAGCTGTTGTTCCATCATCAACATCACCGGCATCCAACGGACAGAATCAGCCAAAGCAAAACGGAGTTTCGATGGTGATACCGCACGATCAGGGCTTTTACGTCAGTGGTAACACGCAGAACGATCATGGATCCAACGGTGGGGGTGATTTTAAGCATGATATAAGGGAGTTACAAGAGCTTTTTTCCAAACTCAACCCGATGGCGGAAGAATTTGTTCCTCCTTCACTTGCTAAAACTAATGGATTCAATGGAGGTTTCTTCACTAACAACTTGCatctttttcatcatcaaaacaccGGAAACGGAAATGTTAATGCCGACGCCGCTGTTCGACGG AAGAAAAGCTTTGGCCAAGGAAAACGGAGAATCAACAGCAGGACTGGTATGGCCCAGCGGGATGAGATAATTCGGAGGACTGTTTATGTATCTGACATTGATCAACAG GTCACTGAAGAGCAGCTCGCAGCTCTGTTTGTCAGTTGTGGTCAG GTTGTTGATTGTCGTATTTGCGGTGATCCTAATTCTGTGCTTCGTTTTGCCTTTATTGAGTTCACTGATGAAG AAGGTGCAAGAGCTGCTTTAAATCTGGCCGGAACAATGCTTGGATTTTACCCTGTCAGGGTGCTACCTTCTAAAACAGCTATTGCCCCAGTTAACCCAACATTTTTGCCCAGG AATGAAGATGAACGTGAAATGTGTGCAAGAACTATCTACTGTACAAATATCGATAAGaag GTCATTCAAGCAGATCTTAAGCTTTTTTTTGAATCAGTCTGTGGAGAG GTTTATCGCCTGAGGCTGCTAGGGGACTATCACCATTCTACTCGAATTGCTTTTGTGGAGTTTGTAATG GGATTTCTGTGGAGGGCATTGGCATAA
- the LOC123211940 gene encoding uncharacterized protein LOC123211940: MRGRSHRFQSVDPHDDWVDGSWTVDCVCGVTFDDGEEMVNCDECGVWVHTRCSKYVKGEESFACDKCKSKNSRNSIHNDSEETEVAQLLVELPTKTVRLESSYSGPARRPVRLWTDIPMENRVHVQGIPGGDPQLFHGLSAVFTPELWKCTGYVPKKFNFQYREFPCWDEKEGVRPNGEDTDKENPVDKGAGVLFSLSKESVLETRVGALVGEREEEGGFDKKVYSKEMKWEGEGVDARRSQNGMKKERSLLRTVVVHSGKRKKEDLGMSKDRSGKKKARAGEKEADERKKSLHGSRTVFRPTSDAKQLEFYEDRGPKSSKTDIQIIKNKNVREDVHHEPMSDGLPADNTGADRSKTNLAANECPLEALSSDVTRHFPLNGDGLKEEMIGHQLPAASKSSLAIDDIARSMLEDNDTRNVSSKQEGDSIALDKVDDSEEASAKSAQKSHVEDVDNVAQVVGNNQILEDLSGVNQNSVLPCVEVKTEVDNEDSRASLNLQSSSGDAKVQNKMYNHMSGNSKVNDIMATCSQSSDHKAKGAERILEAVSDYCSDEAHEVTGDPCQIRRELNGLDGPIEMQKGSPEPKHDPGSVKDQSKSEGNSFNSVALTGQQKTVVSVGKSSSILSSTVATKSSASENVKPEDSHRSNLNAKQRVSSENNVSIKNDRAVGDIVRDEEKHDVLRKAAKEHSKSSVNPSSKVSHSSRTLHATSKRTMSDSKDSVVLSSSKLSSGQNVAVASVSGESAGSVQSQCSLKTQNKMSTSGLPLKSEKLNQSNFQPSPKVNHAASMHPPAASKAPAILSDEELALLLHQELNSSPRVPRVPRVRHTGSLPQLASPTATSMLMKRSSSSGGKDHSLVSRRKSKDALKDGFRSSRELDDEARKVDRVPSSPDLRRHDMGYAADTYTRREENGSPTAVNSVKKNMPSVSNTTANSGPSSSTEVNDHNVSSVRCSPRNISDDDTGTNRGPVHQTLPGLINDIMSKGKRMTYEELCNAVLPHWPHLRKHNGERYAYSSHSQAVLDCLRNRHEWARLVDRGPKTSSTRKRRKFDADESEDNDYGNGRSGKDEEIKSLESQREEFPKGKRKARKRRRLALQGRGIKDVRRRRKADLASEDDEVGLFSNSSDESLFSEDETHGGSACPAGSEASISSDETGTT; this comes from the exons ATGAGGGGGCGGTCCCACCGTTTCCAGAGCGTAGACCCGCACGATGATTGGGTCGACGGCTCATGGACGGTGGATTGTGTGTGTGGGGTGACTTTCGATGACGGTGAAGAGATGGTGAATTGTGACGAGTGTGGCGTGTGGGTTCACACACGATGCTCTAAGTATGTCAAAGGAGAGGAATCGTTTGCCTGTGATAAGTGTAAGAGCAAGAATAGTAGGAATAGTATTCATAATGATAGTGAAGAGACTGAGGTTGCGCAATTGTTAGTTGAGTTACCCACAAAAACTGTGAGATTAGAGAGTTCTTATAGTGGGCCGGCAAGGCGGCCAGTTAGGCTCTGGACTGATATTCCAATGGAAAATAGGGTACATGTGCAAGGGATTCCTGGTGGGGACCCTCAGTTGTTTCATGGACTGTCAGCAGTTTTTACACCTGAGTTGTGGAAGTGTACAGGCTATGTGCCAAAgaagtttaattttcaatatagaGAGTTTCCATGCTGGGATGAGAAGGAGGGTGTGCGCCCAAATGGGGAAGATACTGATAAGGAGAATCCAGTTGATAAAGGGGCAGGTGTATTATTCTCTCTGTCAAAGGAGAGTGTTCTAGAAACACGTGTGGGAGCTCTGGTTGGAGAGAGGGAGGAGGAAGGTGGGTTTGATAAGAAAGTGTATTCAAAGGAGATGAAGTGGGAAGGTGAGGGTGTGGATGCTAGACGTTCTCAAAATGGCATGAAGAAAGAGAGGAGTTTGCTTCGGACTGTTGTGGTACACTCAGGGAAGCGGAAGAAAGAAGATTTGGGCATGTCCAAAGACCGGAGCGGAAAGAAGAAAGCTAGGGCTGGTGAGAAGGAGGCTGatgaaaggaagaaaagttTACATGGTTCTAGAACAG TGTTTAGACCTACCAGTGATGCAAAACAATTGGAATTTTATGAAGACAGAGGTCCAAAGTCATCCAAGACTGACATTCAGATTATAAAGAACAAGAATGTGCGGGAGGATGTGCATCATGAGCCTATGTCAGATGGTCTTCCTGCAGATAATACTGGTGCTGACAGATCCAAGACCAACTTAGCAGCTAATGAATGCCCTTTGGAGGCCTTGTCTTCTGATGTTACTAGACATTTCCCTTTAAATGGTGATGGACTGAAGGAAGAAATGATTGGCCATCAACTTCCTGCAGCCAGTAAGAGTTCTCTGGCAATTGATGACATTGCTAGGTCAATGTTGGAAGACAATGATACCAGGAATGTTTCTTCAAAGCAAGAG GGAGATAGCATAGCTCTTGATAAAGTAGATGATAGCGAGGAAGCTTCTGCTAAAAGTGCTCAGAAGTCTCATGTTGAAGACGTGGATAATGTTGCACAAGTAGTTGGGAACAATCAGATTCTTGAAGATTTAAGTGGTGTCAATCAGAACTCTGTACTGCCTTGTGTTGAAGTGAAAACAGAAGTGGATAATGAAGATTCTAGGGCTAGCTTGAATTTGCAGTCTTCTTCTGGTGATGCTAAAGtacaaaataaaatgtataatCACATGTCTGGAAACTCTAAAGTGAATGATATAATGGCAACTTGTTCACAATCAAGTGATCATAAGGCAAAAGGTGCTGAAAGAATTTTAGAAGCAGTAAGTGATTACTGTTCAGATGAAGCTCATGAAGTAACTGGTGATCCTTGTCAGATTAGACGAGAACTGAATGGTTTAGATGGTCCCATTGAAATGCAAAAAGGCTCCCCTGAACCCAAACACGATCCAGGGAGTGTCAAGGATCAATCAAAATCAGAAGGAAATAGCTTCAACTCTGTGGCTCTAACCGGCCAGCAGAAAACGGTGGTGTCTGTTGGAAAATCATCATCCATTTTGTCAAGTACTGTGGCCACCAAATCATCTGCTTCTGAAAACGTGAAACCTGAAGATTCTCACAGGTCTAATCTTAATGCTAAACAAAGAGTATCATCTGAGAATAATGTTAGTATTAAGAATGATCGTGCTGTTGGCGACATTGTCAGGGATGAAGAAAAGCATGATGTGTTGAGAAAAGCAGCAAAAGAGCATTCAAAATCCTCTGTGAATCCATCATCAAAAGTGTCGCACTCCAGCAGGACTTTGCATGCTACTTCAAAGCGAACCATGTCAGATTCAAAAGATTCTGTGGTTCTCTCATCTTCTAAATTATCATCAGGACAGAATGTTGCTGTTGCTTCAGTCTCTGGTGAGTCTGCTGGGTCAGTTCAAAGTCAGTGTAGcttaaaaacacaaaataaaatgtcaaCTTCAGGTTTACCCTTGAAAAGTGAAAAGTTAAATCAGTCAAATTTCCAGCCGTCACCTAAGGTAAATCATGCAGCATCCATGCATCCTCCTGCAGCTTCGAAGGCTCCTGCGATTCTAAGTGATGAAGAG ctTGCTTTGCTTTTGCATCAAGAGCTCAACAGTTCTCCTAGAGTACCTCGTGTACCGCGAGTGCGGCACACTGGTAGCTTGCCTCAGTTGGCTTCTCCAACTGCAACAAGCATGTTAATGAAGCGTTCATCTAGTTCTGGAGGAAAGGATCACAGTTTG GTTTCTAGAAGAAAAAGTAAGGATGCATTGAAAGATGGGTTCCGTTCTTCTCGTGAGCTCGATGATGAAGCTAGAAAGGTGGATAGAGTCCCATCTTCACCAGATCTGAGAAGACATGATATGGGATATGCAGCAGATACTTATACAAGAAGGGAAGAAAATGGATCGCCCACAGCTGTTAATTCTGTGAAGAAGAATATGCCTTCTGTCTCTAACACAACTGCAAATAGTGGCCCATCTTCCTCCACTGAGGTCAATGATCATAACGTGTCATCTGTACGTTGTTCTCCAAGAAACATCTCTGATGATGATACGGGCACAAATCGTGGTCCTGTTCATCAAACTTTACCTG GCTTGATCAATGATATCATGAGCAAAGGAAAGAGGATGACTTACGAGGAACTCTGCAATGCTGTCCTGCCA CATTGGCCTCACTTGAGGAAGCATAATGGAGAGCGATATGCATACTCAAGCCATTCACAGGCTGTTCTTGATTGCCTGCGAAACCGACATGAATGGGCTCGGTTGGTTGACCGTGGTCCCAAG ACTAGTTCAACTAGGAAAAGGCGCAAATTTGATGCTGATGAATCTGAGGATAATGACTATGGCAATGGAAGAAGTGGAAAGGACGAAGAAATTAAAAGCCTTGAGTCTCAAAGAGAGGAGTTTCCCAAGGGCAAGCGAAAGGCAAGGAAAAGACGACGTCTAGCTTTACAGGGAAGAGGGATAAAGGATGTGCGGAGGAGACGGAAGGCAGACTTGGCCTCTGAGGATGATGAAGTTGGCTTGTTTTCCAATTCTAGTGATGAGAGCTTGTTCAGCGAGGATGAGACCCATGGAGGTAGTGCATGCCCAGCAGGAAGTGAGGCTTCAATTAGCTCAGATGAGACAGGGACTACATAG
- the LOC123211344 gene encoding polyadenylate-binding protein-interacting protein 11-like isoform X2 yields the protein MAVVESTSQDSAVVPSSTSPASNGQNQPKQNGVSMVIPHDQGFYVSGNTQNDHGSNGGGDFKHDIRELQELFSKLNPMAEEFVPPSLAKTNGFNGGFFTNNLHLFHHQNTGNGNVNADAAVRRKKSFGQGKRRINSRTGMAQRDEIIRRTVYVSDIDQQVTEEQLAALFVSCGQVVDCRICGDPNSVLRFAFIEFTDEEGARAALNLAGTMLGFYPVRVLPSKTAIAPVNPTFLPRNEDEREMCARTIYCTNIDKKVIQADLKLFFESVCGEVYRLRLLGDYHHSTRIAFVEFVMAESAIAALNCSGVVLGSLPIRVSPSKTPVRPRAPRLPMH from the exons ATGGCTGTGGTTGAATCAACCAGTCAAGATTCAGCTGTTGTTCCATCATCAACATCACCGGCATCCAACGGACAGAATCAGCCAAAGCAAAACGGAGTTTCGATGGTGATACCGCACGATCAGGGCTTTTACGTCAGTGGTAACACGCAGAACGATCATGGATCCAACGGTGGGGGTGATTTTAAGCATGATATAAGGGAGTTACAAGAGCTTTTTTCCAAACTCAACCCGATGGCGGAAGAATTTGTTCCTCCTTCACTTGCTAAAACTAATGGATTCAATGGAGGTTTCTTCACTAACAACTTGCatctttttcatcatcaaaacaccGGAAACGGAAATGTTAATGCCGACGCCGCTGTTCGACGG AAGAAAAGCTTTGGCCAAGGAAAACGGAGAATCAACAGCAGGACTGGTATGGCCCAGCGGGATGAGATAATTCGGAGGACTGTTTATGTATCTGACATTGATCAACAG GTCACTGAAGAGCAGCTCGCAGCTCTGTTTGTCAGTTGTGGTCAG GTTGTTGATTGTCGTATTTGCGGTGATCCTAATTCTGTGCTTCGTTTTGCCTTTATTGAGTTCACTGATGAAG AAGGTGCAAGAGCTGCTTTAAATCTGGCCGGAACAATGCTTGGATTTTACCCTGTCAGGGTGCTACCTTCTAAAACAGCTATTGCCCCAGTTAACCCAACATTTTTGCCCAGG AATGAAGATGAACGTGAAATGTGTGCAAGAACTATCTACTGTACAAATATCGATAAGaag GTCATTCAAGCAGATCTTAAGCTTTTTTTTGAATCAGTCTGTGGAGAG GTTTATCGCCTGAGGCTGCTAGGGGACTATCACCATTCTACTCGAATTGCTTTTGTGGAGTTTGTAATG GCTGAAAGTGCAATTGCTGCTCTCAACTGTAGTGGTGTGGTTCTTGGTTCATTGCCAATTAG GGTAAGCCCATCAAAGACGCCTGTTAGGCCACGTGCTCCTCGTCTTCCTATGCATTGA
- the LOC123211344 gene encoding polyadenylate-binding protein-interacting protein 11-like isoform X4 yields MAVVESTSQDSAVVPSSTSPASNGQNQPKQNGVSMVIPHDQGFYVSGNTQNDHGSNGGGDFKHDIRELQELFSKLNPMAEEFVPPSLAKTNGFNGGFFTNNLHLFHHQNTGNGNVNADAAVRRKKSFGQGKRRINSRTGMAQRDEIIRRTVYVSDIDQQVTEEQLAALFVSCGQVVDCRICGDPNSVLRFAFIEFTDEEGARAALNLAGTMLGFYPVRVLPSKTAIAPVNPTFLPRNEDEREMCARTIYCTNIDKKVIQADLKLFFESVCGEVYRLRLLGDYHHSTRIAFVEFVMVNAVFFMQWQTKNT; encoded by the exons ATGGCTGTGGTTGAATCAACCAGTCAAGATTCAGCTGTTGTTCCATCATCAACATCACCGGCATCCAACGGACAGAATCAGCCAAAGCAAAACGGAGTTTCGATGGTGATACCGCACGATCAGGGCTTTTACGTCAGTGGTAACACGCAGAACGATCATGGATCCAACGGTGGGGGTGATTTTAAGCATGATATAAGGGAGTTACAAGAGCTTTTTTCCAAACTCAACCCGATGGCGGAAGAATTTGTTCCTCCTTCACTTGCTAAAACTAATGGATTCAATGGAGGTTTCTTCACTAACAACTTGCatctttttcatcatcaaaacaccGGAAACGGAAATGTTAATGCCGACGCCGCTGTTCGACGG AAGAAAAGCTTTGGCCAAGGAAAACGGAGAATCAACAGCAGGACTGGTATGGCCCAGCGGGATGAGATAATTCGGAGGACTGTTTATGTATCTGACATTGATCAACAG GTCACTGAAGAGCAGCTCGCAGCTCTGTTTGTCAGTTGTGGTCAG GTTGTTGATTGTCGTATTTGCGGTGATCCTAATTCTGTGCTTCGTTTTGCCTTTATTGAGTTCACTGATGAAG AAGGTGCAAGAGCTGCTTTAAATCTGGCCGGAACAATGCTTGGATTTTACCCTGTCAGGGTGCTACCTTCTAAAACAGCTATTGCCCCAGTTAACCCAACATTTTTGCCCAGG AATGAAGATGAACGTGAAATGTGTGCAAGAACTATCTACTGTACAAATATCGATAAGaag GTCATTCAAGCAGATCTTAAGCTTTTTTTTGAATCAGTCTGTGGAGAG GTTTATCGCCTGAGGCTGCTAGGGGACTATCACCATTCTACTCGAATTGCTTTTGTGGAGTTTGTAATG GTGAATGCTGTTTTCTTTATGCAATGGCAAACTAAAAATACATAA